The following DNA comes from Methanorbis furvi.
CAGTACCGGACATTATGCCAAACGTTCCGCAGGTGACAACATCGACGTCTTCGGCGGTGACGGCATCGCCAGCCCGGATACGTTTCTTGAGTTCTGATGCGGTGAGTACCACCGCAGTTTTTCCGGCAACTTTTGTATTGATATCCTCTATCGATTTCATGGAATTACAATCCCCTCTACTCTCACATGGACTCGATAGGATTTGTGCATGATCATGATGACAATCATGGAAGGGATGTTTGAAAGGGCAGAAAAAAAGAGATGAGCGAAAAAAGTTACTTCGTCCCGCCGCGGCCCAGTTCCTGATGGGCCTTGGCCAGATGCTGCGCACCAAGAGCGCCGAGAAGCGACAGCTCTCCGGCGAGGACCGCGACCGCCACAATTTCTGCAAACGCTTTTGCATTATCCCCTGGATTTTCCGCTCCGCCCGCAACACCAAGCATCGACAGACACGCGTTCTGTGTTGCAATCGTAGTTCCTCCGCCGACCGTTCCCACCTGAAGGGACGGCAGGGAAACCGACACATAAACTCCGCCCGGAACTGCGTCCACGGTCGTAATCGCATTGCTGCCCTCAACAACATGCGCAGGATCCTGACCGCATGCAAGAAACATTGCCGCAATCGCGTTCGCCGCATGGGCATTGAACCCAAGCGACACCGCACGTGCTGAGCCTACCAGATTTTTCCGCATATTCACTTCGGCAAGCGTCTTCGCATCAGTCTTGAACACGGACGCAACCATGTCGTCCGGCAGGAACACTCCTGCGGAAACTGATTTGCCCCGCCCCTCAATCACATTGATGGCCGACGGCTTTTTGTCGCAGCACATGTTGCCGGACGTTGAAACCATGCGTGCGCCGGTCTCCTCTTCGATCAGTTTTGCCGCAGCTTCGGATGCGATCGTCACCATATTCATCCCCATCGCATCCTTCGTATCAAACTCAAACCGAACAAACACATTTGTTCCGACAACGTACGTCGTAAGACCGATCATCTCTCCGTGATGCGTCGTCTCCTCTGCCGCAGTCTTCAGCAGCAGAAGATTGTCCTCAGCCCAGCGGGCCACCTCGGTCGCATGGGCAACCGAAGTTGCCGCAAAGATTGGTGCCCGCGTCATTCCATCACGAAGAATGCGAACCTCTGCCCCTCCGGCCTTCGTAATCGCACTGCACCCGCGGTTGATCGAAGCGGTCAGTGCCCCTTCCGTAGTTGCGATCGGAAGCCAGAAGCTGCCTTTCGCATACTCGCCGTTCACCATAACCGGCCCTGCAACGCCGACCGGAATCTGTACACAGCCGATCATATTCTCAATATTTCTTACAACCACGCGATCGATCGGAATCGAGTACGAGCCGACCGCCGAGAGATCAGCTGACGTCTCCTCCTCGATATATTTTCTGCGAAGAGAAACCGCCTCGTCTGCGGGCATCAGTTTTTCCAGAGCGTAGAGTTTCAGATCGCCGGAACGGATCTTTGCAAGCTGCTCATCCATAATATATACCATTCGGCACGCACACTAAAACATTTTTCTGAGGTCCTGACCAATACTTATCCTATCAAAGGTGTCCTATGCAGAAATATGCCAAGATTCTTGAATCAGTCAGAACGACGTCACCGCTTGTTCACCAGATCACGAATTACGTCACAGTAAATGACTGTGCAAACATCACGCTCTGTATCGGAGCCTCGCCGGTTATGTCCCATGCCCCTGAGGATGTTATTGACATGACCAGAATTGCCAGCGCTCTTGTTCTCAACATCGGAACTCTTGATCCGAAACAGATTGAAGGCATGCTTGTTGCCGGCAGAGTTGCCGCAGACCGCAACATTCCGATCATTCTCGATCCGGTCGGAGCAGGAGCAACGCCGTATCGTACGAAAACCGCAGAGATGCTGATTGATGAACTGCCGATAACCGTCATCAAAGGAAATGCCGGAGAGATCGGAACTCTTGCAGGGACTGCCGCAACTGTTCGCGGGGTCGACTCAGGAAGTGTTTCCGGCGACAAAAAGATGATCACGCAGGAGCTTGCAAAGCAGCTCGGCTGCATTGTGGTCATGAGCGGCGCAGAGGATATCATCTGCAGCGGCAACCGGACGCTGGGTGTTGCGAACGGCGTCCCTCTTATGGGCAGGCTCTCCGGTACCGGTTGCATGGCAGCTGCGGTTACCGGGGCATTTGCAGCCGCAGCTTCTGATACCCTGCACGGCTGTGCTGCCGCAATGGCAGCGCTCGGTATTGCCGGAGAGAAGGCGGCAAAAATTGCCCGCGGCCCGGGTTCGTTCAAGCCGGCGTTCCTTGACGCGGTCGCCTCACTGACTCCCGAAGATCTTGAAGCGTCTGCAAAAATTATTGAGTACTAATGTACGATCTCTACGTTGTCACTGATGAAACGCTGTCTCGCGGCCTGACGCATGAAGAGATCGCTCGCCGTGCGGTCGCGGGAGGAGCAAACATAATCCAGCTGCGTGACAAAGAAAAATCCTCGCGCGAGTTGTATGAAATTGCCTGTCGGATGAAAGAGATCTGTCGCGGTCGGGCACTCTTCATCGTGAACGATCGTATGGATGTCGCGCTCGCGGTTGGAGCTGACGGCGTGCATCTTGGTCAGAGCGACCTCCCGATCGGTGCGGTCAAAAAACTCTGTCCGAAAAATTTTCTTATCGGCATCTCTGTAGGAAATGCGGATGAAGCCAGAGAGGCGGAGGCCGCAGGCGCTGATTATGTCGCGGTGAGTCCGGTGTTTTCAACGTCTTCGAAATCTGATGCAGGGAGCGGACACGGCGTTGCGGCAGTCCGTGAGATATGTTCTGCAGTGATGTGTCCGGTTGTTGGCATCGGCGGAATCAACGCAGAAAACACACCCGAGCTGATCGCCGCAGGCCTTGACGGCGTTGCCGTCATCTCCGCAGTGGTCAGCGCTCCGGACGTGACCGAAGCCGCACGTGCACTTTCCCTCGTCATCAAAACCGCGAAGGAGAACCGGTCATGAAGGAGCAGTGGTGCCTCCGGGTGCCGGTTCGTGACGGCGAGGCCGCACGAAGAAATGCCATCGCTGAAGGAGTCGCCGACCGGTCTCTTCG
Coding sequences within:
- the thiE gene encoding thiamine phosphate synthase, with amino-acid sequence MYDLYVVTDETLSRGLTHEEIARRAVAGGANIIQLRDKEKSSRELYEIACRMKEICRGRALFIVNDRMDVALAVGADGVHLGQSDLPIGAVKKLCPKNFLIGISVGNADEAREAEAAGADYVAVSPVFSTSSKSDAGSGHGVAAVREICSAVMCPVVGIGGINAENTPELIAAGLDGVAVISAVVSAPDVTEAARALSLVIKTAKENRS
- the hmgA gene encoding hydroxymethylglutaryl-CoA reductase (NADPH) — its product is MDEQLAKIRSGDLKLYALEKLMPADEAVSLRRKYIEEETSADLSAVGSYSIPIDRVVVRNIENMIGCVQIPVGVAGPVMVNGEYAKGSFWLPIATTEGALTASINRGCSAITKAGGAEVRILRDGMTRAPIFAATSVAHATEVARWAEDNLLLLKTAAEETTHHGEMIGLTTYVVGTNVFVRFEFDTKDAMGMNMVTIASEAAAKLIEEETGARMVSTSGNMCCDKKPSAINVIEGRGKSVSAGVFLPDDMVASVFKTDAKTLAEVNMRKNLVGSARAVSLGFNAHAANAIAAMFLACGQDPAHVVEGSNAITTVDAVPGGVYVSVSLPSLQVGTVGGGTTIATQNACLSMLGVAGGAENPGDNAKAFAEIVAVAVLAGELSLLGALGAQHLAKAHQELGRGGTK
- the thiM gene encoding hydroxyethylthiazole kinase, whose protein sequence is MQKYAKILESVRTTSPLVHQITNYVTVNDCANITLCIGASPVMSHAPEDVIDMTRIASALVLNIGTLDPKQIEGMLVAGRVAADRNIPIILDPVGAGATPYRTKTAEMLIDELPITVIKGNAGEIGTLAGTAATVRGVDSGSVSGDKKMITQELAKQLGCIVVMSGAEDIICSGNRTLGVANGVPLMGRLSGTGCMAAAVTGAFAAAASDTLHGCAAAMAALGIAGEKAAKIARGPGSFKPAFLDAVASLTPEDLEASAKIIEY